The Ziziphus jujuba cultivar Dongzao chromosome 1, ASM3175591v1 genome segment GGAACTTATTGCTTTGTACTTATCTTGGTTTTGCTCCTtgttcattgtcattgtcattggcaTTAATATTCATCTATAATTGCTTGTTTTTTAGTCTTTATTGATGACTTGAGGTTCCAAGTCCAATTGATATATTAAATATCAGAGTTGGTGATCCGAATTTTAATTAGCTCAACACGAAAAACTTGTGGTGCGACTAAtttggtgaaatttattttgtgaaatttttttgggGCTCTATGATAGTAGTAGAGGTCGAGGGTCGATAAGTCCGAGATCGAAAGGTACGGGCCGATCCaacctattttttatttgatttggtttTAGGTTTATTCCATAGTATATGTTTACAATTTTAGGGTTTTCGATAGTATTGAGTTTTGTAACCACTATGTTTGCTCACATCTTGTACCAATTATTTCGATAAAGGTTGCATTTCTTTTTATCTGTGGTTTTTTTTCCGTTAAAAATTTTTTACATAAATctgtatgttttattttttttctcattcttctattactattattcttatcatattttcataacatTAAACCTCACAGCAATGTGGATTTTTGGAtcttaatgatgatttttctattttttcaacGAGTCAGTCTCACACTCACTTTCAAAACTTAGCCAGCTGCAACTCTTAGTTATCCATAACAATCGTCTCACATGACAAGTTCTAGATTTTTTGTTCAACACAATAAGCTTATTGGTATGTTTTTGAGTTAAAATGATTTTGTCGGTCAGTTTCCACAATCAATCTTCAACTTGCCTGAGGTATTTATGTGAGGGTCCCATTCCTCGTAAATAAGTGGCCTATGTAGACTGACAAGTCTCGACTTGTCTAATAACTCGCTGAACTTTACCGTGGTTTGCTAATATGTCATTTTTAGAGTATTTGTTACTTAAACAACAAGTCTTGTGGACCCATCTATAAGTCAATCTTTCAAATGATAAACCTCAATAACTTAGATCTATCATCAGACAATTTGAATGGGGTTCTGGAGTTGAATATGTGTTTTTCAAGTTGCAAAATCTCACTTCTGGAGTTGAGTATGTGTTTTTGAAGTTGCAAAATCTcactaaattaaattttatcatataacaGTCAATCATCTACCTCTAACACTACACTCAATTTTTCCTTGCTCATCCGTAGTGAATTGTTTTTGTCTTTCTTGCAACATCAGTGCTTTCCCACTTTCGTAAGAGtcctgaaaaattttaaaatctttaacaTATCTAAAAGCAAAATTCAAAGGAATGTACCCAATTGGTTGCCCGATGTGGGAAAAGACTGGTGGGGCAATTTCATGGAATAGCTTAATGATTCTAGACCTTCATTCCAATTTGCTTCAGGGACTTCTTGTTGTTCCCTCAAGACCTAATTACATGATCACTATCTTTTCCGTCTCAAACAATCAATTGAAAGGTGAGACCCTGTCTTCTATTTGCATCATGAATAGCCTTCTAATCCTTGATTAAACAGCACGACTGGTGCAATTCCATAATGTTTGGGGAACTTGAGTGAATATACTTCAGTGTTAGACCTGCATATGAATAAATTTCGAGGAACCATCCCTACAACATTCGCAGATGGGATGCAGGCTGAGAAATCTTGGTCTTAATGGAAATCAATTGGAACGGCCAATACCACATTAGTTGTTCAAATGTCAGAGCTTAGAAGTACTAGATCTTGGAAACAACAAATTGATTGGAGATTTTCTCAATGGTTAGAGTCTCTACCCGAGCTACAAGTTCTTTTATTTAGATCAAATAAGTTTCATAGTGGCATTGGTAATCTGGATAGCAGTTTCCATGTAATAGCTTTAAGACACTATACCTTTCAATCCAACTTGCTTGAGGGACCATTTAGGGATCCCTCATCATCTAATTCCGTCATTGTCTTTTTGTTAATAATCTTAAACAATGGAGTTGAATTGGATGGGACTTTACTAATAATGACGgatctaaataattttttcaaaaggcGATCCATGATATATAATaagatttatattatattttaatttatgacatagagagatataaatatataaaaagataaaaaaatttgctacgttgtaatccaattaattatattatcaatgcTTTGACAATACACATTAAATTGAtcgaaaatttataaaaataaagtaagCATACTccttaaggaaaaataaaaataaaaatttaattttgttatgtttaaacaaataaagtaaTTGAAAGCcaggaaataaaaaaagttaacaacaaaaatattgtgtaatagagcaaaaacaaaaattgcaacTTAAATTCagtgtatttaaaaaaaaaagttaaataattgAATTGTATCTTTATGTCAttaactaaattaatttgttaaattattattctggtatataaatattgtattaaaaatattaattatattgttaaCATGTTGATTAAATAAGTATGTTgttaaaatattcattaaataaatatgttgtTAAAAATATCCcagataaattataaatatttcagttattttaagtaatataagAGAAActattcaaaaacaaatataagggaaatatatatacatatatatatatatatatagagagagagagagagagagatacgaGAGAAAAACTCAATTAAAAAcagatatgaaaaattaaaggcAGAAAAATCTGAGGGGGGCACGTGCCTCCTGGCTCACGTGGATCCGCCCATGGACTACACAACTTCAAATCTCctctaattaaattaaattaaagtgcAATTTGATTAGGCTAGAATTAaaatagtttaatatatataatcagttcAGTGTAATAAATTGCTGGATAATATATACGAATAAATTTCATGGTACCAAAACGGGTTTAAGAGAAAATGATGGTCTTAACGGAAATCAAATGGGCAATATCACATTtgttatttattcaaaaaaaaaaaaagaaaaaaagaaattatcatATTTGTTATTCAAATGTcagaaatttaaattaaaaatcagaTATTGAAAACAACATTCAGATAAGATAAGATTAGATTAGTTAATGTTATCCTTAGTGGTTTAAAACACCGAAAatgattgaaaatgaaaaaaattattataaatgataaataataataatagattaaaaaaaaaaaaaaacattgaaaataacCAATTCTACCAGAGTTACAACTTTTAGTAGTGAGATGGGCCAACATGATCGGTTTTCCCTTTCCCTAAGTTGAGAATCATTAATCTTTCACACAATAATTTTGATGACCCTTTGCTTCGAAACTACCTTAGGAATTCAAAGCCTGATAgatatttttcatcaaaatgGACTTGAATATTTAggggaattttatttttttttttatatatatatataaacaaaaattcttCACGAGACATTCATTTATTCATCTACAGTACTTTTTTCTGGTGTTTGTTGACTCGAGCAATTCAATTAACGTATTAACAACTGCAAAAGAAAGAAGGGTGGCGTTATAAAGCTGACTATGAGAAATGGGGGAAGCTACCTTGCTGTGGTTGCGCGTGATAACAAGAGAAAAGTGCTGCATATTCACTCTTTCAAGTCCAAAACGCCAGCTCCTGAAGTGGCTGAACTGAAAGCAGTTGGGAAGGCTATACAGGTGGCATTGCCGCAAGGTTGGTCCAAGCTGGTCACGGAATCGGATGCATTCACGGTCGTTAAAGCTCTAACTGCAAATaataaaagtcttttttttttttttttttggctcaagtgttccattaagaaaaataaatacataaataacaaaaaaaaaggacaaagtcatgccattaatattatttttttaattcataattgtttttaaaatagtttaattaattattaattaatagattAGGCTTCTAGAGTTAGTCTTTTTCAACTTCTTTggctatttttttctttttctttttgtattttttttttaacattacaaattatctttttttatatttttatgattcGAACCCATATTCTCATTGTATAGATAAAGATATTGAACTACTATATCTATCATCTTCTTCGttatttcttgtattttataaaaagattttatgtattttacaagagaatttgtttttttatccgTGCCACCAAAGCTGCATGCAATATTTTATCTTGTTAGTAGCTTATTTCAGCCAGGTTTGTtggctattttattttttcattttttttttctgataataTGTAAATATAGAGTGAAGGGTTGAAAAATGAGTAAACAATTCGATTtcacaaaattatcaaagataataatatagagaagaaaaaaaaattaataatatttcataacTTTATAAGATCAAACGACAAAAAGGAGATTTCAgagatttcaaattttccgcCCGTGGCAATAAGGTAACCCAAAAAGAAAGTCACACGTTTCAAACGAAAAATGACTAGGTTAATCAGCTTCCTTTTCTTCTGGCTCAAGTTTTCCCAACCATGCATAACCTATCCATCATCTTCCTCTTCATTGCCTGCTTTGTGTCCTCAACAACAGAGCAATGCTCTGCTCAAATTCAAggccacatttttctttttggcttcAGTATACTCTTCTGATGCAGGAACTAATTAAAACTTATCCAAAAACAAACTCTTGGAAGAAAGGAACAGATTGCTGCGAAATGGGATGGTATTCAATGTGAAAATGGAACAGGAAATGTGATTGGCCTCGACTTGAGTTGCAGTTGGCTTAGCGGTTCAATCTATTCCAACAGTTGTTTTTTCCATCTCAAACATCTTCGGAAACTCAATCTTGCTCACAGTGATTATCAAACATCCAAGATTTTGCCGAAGTATGGTTCACTGGTAATTAAGCTTGACACACCTTAACTTCACTTTCTCTAATCATGATGGCCACCGTTCTCTTGTTTGTCGCTTTATCTCAAGTTTCAATAATGGTGTAACTTTAGAAAGCTCTGTGCCGAAATCTCTCATTCAAAATCTGACCCAGTTAAGAGAGTTAGCTCTAGACCATATTTATTTGGCCTCCATTGAGCCAAGTATCTTTGCCAATCTTCCTTCCTCATTGACCACTCGAAGTCTTAATCAATGCGATTTGAAGGTTGAATTCCCAGAGAGTATTATTACTTTTCCAAACCCCAAAAAACTTGTACTTTCAGAGAATGGGGACTTCACAggtgatttttgaaaatctagTTGGAGCAATTCTCTTCAGCATTTGGACATACAGTTCACAAACATTAGTCACTGCAGTATTTGGATCTTTCAGGCTGCAAATTATTCAGTGGGTCAATTCCAGCCTCCATAGGTAACCTTAAAGATATGTGGTATTTGAGTCTGGTTGGTGATGATTTCAGTGGTCCAATCCCACATTCCCTTTCAAAAGTTGGTCAGCGTCAATTTTTAGCTCTATCTGAAAATCGTCTTACAGGAAAAATTCCAAATAATTTTGGTTAACTCAATAAAGCTTATTAATTATGACTTGGTTTGTATCGTTTGGTTGGTCAGTTGCCACAATCAATCTTCTAACTTGACTGAGCTTTATGATTTAGGCTCGTCAAACACCCAATTCGAGGGCATGTCAAGGTTGACATTCTGGACTTGTCTAATAACTCACTGAATGGGACATTACCATCATATTTTGTTCATATATCATCTTTAAAGGATTTGCTTcttcaaaataacaaattttaggGTGCTATATTCCTACGTCAATCTTTCAAATGATGAACCTCACTAGGTTGGAAATCAATTGGAAAGGCCAATACCACATCAGTTGTTCAAATGTCAGAGattggaaatactagaacttgGAAACAACAAAATGATTGGAGAGTTTCCTCAATTCTTGGAGTCTCTACCCGAGCTACAATTCTTATATTGAGATCAAATAAGTTTCATGGTGGCATTGGTGATCCCAATATCAGTTTTTCCTTCTCCTTCCCTAAGCAGAGAATCGTTGATCTCTCACACTATAACTTTGATGGACCTTTGACTCGAAGGTACATTGAGAATTTCAACGCCATGATGAACATTTCTTATAGGCATCAGCTTGAATAGATGGGAGAATCCTATTATAAACATTAAGTAGAGGTAACAATCAAAGATTTGCAAATTGATTTGGTGAGCATCACATCTATCTTTACAACAATCGATTTTTCGAGTAACAGTTTACTGGGAGAGATTCCAAGGTTGATTGGTAAGCTCAAATCAATCAAGGGACTCAATTTCTCCCATAATAAGCTTGCAGGTTCAATTCCATTATATTTGGGAAACTTGACAAATCTTGGAGGGTTAGATCTCTCCTCCAATGGGCTTGTTGGGGAGATTCCATGGCAAATGGCAGATTTGACATCACTTGAATTCTTAAATCTTTCCCATAACAACCTTGTTGGACATATACCATCAGGGAAGCAATTCAATACGTTTGAAAGTGATTCATATGCAGGAAACTTGGCATTATGTGGATTTCCAATCTCTAAAAACTGTGGAAAGGATGGGGGAGAGATTTTTcatcaagaagaagaagaagaatcagaTGGTGAAAATGGACTTGATTGGAAGTTTGTGTTTATCGGGTATGAACGTGGGATGGTTATAGGAATCTCAATAGGATATTTAGTGCTTTCAACAAGAAAATTTGAGTTAATGTTTGCAAAAAGCGAGATCAGTAGGACAGCGGCAAAAAATGATGAGAAGACGAAAGCAAAAGACTAATATAAGAGGGAGAGAATGAAATTAGTGGATGGTGCTTTGTTGCTTCATGTTCAAGAAAATTGTCAATTCGGTTAGCAGGTAAGTTGTTTTCCCTATCTGtttctttataatttgaatagtgctaattttttagtaaatgtgtgatttaattataacaCTGCATGATTTAGTTTGTTATCATGAAAAGTTAGAATTTTCTATATTACATTTGCAGTTCGTTCTCATGTCTTTATTTCCTTTTGTTCgataaatttctttcaactaaacaataaaaactaataaggtTTATATTTTACAAGAAAATACACGCAAcgcatatttttgaaaattacagaaatagcaaacggcacacccaaaaaaaaaaaaaagaaggaaacctAACAGATAAGGCCTggaatttattttatccatCAAACCCACAGCCGGATTATACACTATTAATACGTGTATATCTGTAAACCCAAGCTTGGTCACACAGCAAAACTGTATCGTGCACAGTGTACACATGATTTCCAGGGGTAGATTTTCGTCATTGTCAAGAAACTCTCTACAGAATCTAGCtttgacaattaaattaaacTAGAATTTGACCTTGTACTATACTCTGCTACAAGCTGAGCAAAGGATGATGACTTGTTTTCTAGCAACCTTTCTGGAGAATCACATTCCTCAATGAGCCCTGCATGGAGATGAAGATGATTGATAAAACTGCAAATCAACTTGAGAGATAGCTAAAAGAGTAGAGTGAATTCATACAGCCATAAATGTTACATACCATGACTTAGAAGGAGAACCATATCACTGTCGAGAACAGAAGTAATACGATGCGCAATGGTAATAACCGTACAATCATAAAAGTGTTGGCGAAGGGTTTGTTGAATTAGATTATCTGTAGCTGTATCAACGGATGCAGTAGCTTCATCGAGAACTAAAACCTTACTTTTCTTGAGTAGCACACGACCAAGACAGACGAGTTGCCTCTGACCCATACTCCAATTTTCTCCATTCTCAGCAACTGTAGCACCCATGGGCACATAAATTGACAGAAGTTTAGTACGAAGAATAACtgataatcagtgaaaatataaCCTTATATTTTTCAAGGATCATGAAAACAAACCTGTAGAGTCAAGCTTTCCTTCCTTCTTCCGAACATCATCTCCAAGTTGGCATTTGTCCAGCGCCTAAAACATTTTAGAGAAACTATAAAGAAAATGTAGAAATAGAACACTACTTCCTAttatcaaaatgaaataaaccCACCTCCCATATCTGTTCATCAGTGTACTCTTCAAGTGGATCCAGGTTGCTTCTTACAGTCCCTTCAAACATGGTTGGATCCTGAGGGATAATGCTCAGCCTAGACCGCAAATCATGCAAACCAATCGTAGAGACATTGATCCCATCTATTATAATCTGACCAGCAGCAGGTTCAACAAGTCGGAAGAGTGTTTGTATGAGAGTTGATTTACCACTGCCTGTTCTCCCCACAATGCCAGTTTTCTTTCCACCGGGAAAATTGCATGTGAGACCTCGCAAGACAAGTGGCATGTGTGGGGCATACCGTACCTACATTGCATTCATCAACATAGATCATACAACATTCCAAAGAACCATACAAATGAACCACCCTAAACATATATTTGGCTTGCAACAAACAATCAAAAATTGGAAGTACCTGCAGATCACGAATCTCAACTTCTCCATGGGATGGCCAAGAACGATCTGGCTGGTTTGTTTCTATTACAAGAGGAGGCTCACTTGGGATGCTAGTGTATTGAAGTATTCTCTCAActgatataattttattctccATATTGCAAAGATTCCAAATAACCCAAGCTTGTAGCATATTTAGATTAAGACCATATGTCACTGCTAAGCCCGCAATGCcttttaacaaattaagaaaataaacaaataaagacaGGAGAATCAAAAtctaaaccaaaaccaaaaggaAAACTTAGTGTCCTATACCCTTCCTTTCTGAAAGAGGAAAGAATAACTAGAAATATTATCATATTGGGAATACTCACCTGGATCAATGGTTCTCTCTGGGACAGAGACCAAGAAAATCAAAGAGAAGGCAAAAGTAATAGAAGACAACATATCCAAGCGGAAGCACAGCCATTCCATTGCACCAGCAACATTGAACTTAGGGCGGGAATATCCATCCGTCAGCTTCATGTTTGTGTTTTGAAATCTTGCATCTTGATCAAAGCTCCTTATGGTTGTTGAGCCTGAAATTGTTTCAGCAAAATGCTGAATTACTGGAGCTTTGCAGACCCCAACTAACCGAGCTAATTCTCGTGCTGAAGGTATGTAATATTGCTGCGCAAATTATACCATATAAATTGTTAGAATCTCAGACATAAATactacaatattatatattgctTGTTTTAAGTTAAGCTGGATTAATGTATGCTGAAAATATAATTCTTcctattttctttcttcaaaaGTTACCAACAATGAGGaataaatggaaaatatatatcatttaaggCAGCAAACATCAATATTTCAGATTTGAATTTTAATGTAATTTGGGTGAAGAATGAACAACGCAGCATAAGAATATTAAGAGTCACATATATAATCTGTGAACAACTTATTTAGCATCATGAATAAGACAGGACAAAAAATATACCTGATACCAGATACAGATTGCAATGACAgggataaaaattatgaaaacctGCCATGCCACCTGGGACATTACTGCAATTATTCCCAGGAGCTGGATTAAAGAGAAAGCGAAAGAACCAACTTGGTAAGG includes the following:
- the LOC107433482 gene encoding probable leucine-rich repeat receptor-like protein kinase At1g35710, whose amino-acid sequence is MRNGGSYLAVVARDNKRKVLHIHSFKSKTPAPEVAELKAVGKAIQVALPQESSVPKSLIQNLTQLRELALDHIYLASIEPSIFANLPSSLTTRSLNQCDLKVEFPESIITFPNPKKLVLSENGDFTGCKLFSGSIPASIGNLKDMWYLSLVGDDFSGPIPHSLSKVGQRQFLALSENRLTGKIPNNFGWKSIGKANTTSVVQMSEIGNTRTWKQQNDWRVSSILGVSTRATILILRSNKFHGGIGDPNISFSFSFPKQRIVDLSHYNFDGPLTRSLLGEIPRLIGKLKSIKGLNFSHNKLAGSIPLYLGNLTNLGGLDLSSNGLVGEIPWQMADLTSLEFLNLSHNNLVGHIPSGKQFNTFESDSYAGNLALCGFPISKNCGKDGGEIFHQEEEEESDGENGLDWKFVFIGYERGMVIGISIGYLVLSTRKFELMFAKSEISRTAAKNDEKTKAKD